The Nocardioides campestrisoli genome includes a window with the following:
- a CDS encoding PspA/IM30 family protein, translated as MSLMKRISLIFRSKANEALDRAEDPRQTLDYSYQRQLELLSKVRRGVADVATSRKRVELQVNQLTQQADKLTGQAQKAIEVGREDLAREALTRKSGLAQQIQDLQTQHAQLQAEEEKLTLAQQRLQAKVESFRTRKETIKATYTAAQAQTRINEAMSGIGEEMGDVGLAIQRAEDKTAQMQARAGAIDELLASGALDDVTQVGGGDDIARELDAMSSTSDVEAELARLKASKAPEALESSQGDVLGTDAQRSAEGETR; from the coding sequence ATGAGTCTCATGAAGCGCATCAGCCTGATCTTCCGGTCCAAGGCCAACGAGGCCCTGGACCGTGCCGAGGACCCCCGCCAGACGCTGGACTACAGCTACCAGCGGCAGCTCGAGCTCCTCTCCAAGGTACGCCGCGGCGTCGCCGACGTGGCGACCAGTCGCAAGCGGGTCGAGCTCCAGGTCAACCAGCTGACCCAGCAGGCCGACAAGCTCACCGGCCAGGCCCAGAAGGCGATCGAGGTGGGTCGTGAGGACCTCGCCCGCGAGGCCCTGACCCGCAAGTCGGGACTGGCCCAGCAGATCCAGGACCTCCAGACGCAGCACGCGCAGCTCCAGGCCGAGGAGGAGAAGCTCACCCTCGCCCAGCAGCGGCTGCAGGCCAAGGTCGAGTCCTTCCGGACCCGCAAGGAGACCATCAAGGCCACCTACACCGCGGCCCAGGCGCAGACCCGGATCAACGAGGCGATGTCGGGCATCGGCGAGGAGATGGGCGACGTCGGCCTGGCGATCCAGCGCGCGGAGGACAAGACCGCGCAGATGCAGGCCCGGGCCGGTGCCATCGACGAGCTGCTCGCCTCCGGCGCGCTCGACGACGTCACCCAGGTGGGGGGCGGCGACGACATCGCCCGCGAGCTCGACGCGATGAGCTCGACCTCCGACGTCGAGGCCGAGCTGGCCAGGCTCAAGGCGAGCAAGGCGCCCGAGGCGCTGGAGTCCTCGCAGGGCGACGTGCTGGGCACCGACGCCCAGCGCTCGGCCGAGGGGGAGACCCGATGA
- the pspAA gene encoding PspA-associated protein PspAA, which translates to MIVRILGEGQFDVPDSSLDQLNALDAAVEAAVEADDEQAFRSALAALLDGVRAVASPHEVDSLDESDLILPMPDAEIGEVRAMLNDDGLIPG; encoded by the coding sequence ATGATCGTCCGGATCCTCGGCGAGGGCCAGTTCGACGTCCCCGACTCCTCCCTGGACCAGCTCAACGCGCTGGACGCCGCGGTCGAGGCCGCGGTGGAGGCCGACGACGAGCAGGCCTTCCGCTCCGCTCTCGCGGCCCTGCTGGACGGTGTCCGTGCGGTCGCGAGCCCGCACGAGGTGGACAGCCTGGACGAGTCCGACCTCATCCTGCCGATGCCCGACGCCGAGATCGGCGAGGTCCGGGCGATGCTCAACGACGACGGACTGATCCCGGGCTGA
- the htpX gene encoding zinc metalloprotease HtpX, giving the protein MAHSRFIKDSGLAARMTLVMFLLGALLVGLVVVMMYLFPGYAPIIAVIGIGIAFYQWWSSDKVAMRAMRAREVSPQEAPELHAMIDRLCTMADMPKPRVGIADLAIPNAFATGRSPNRSVVCVTTGILGKLDAEELEGVLAHELSHVAHRDVLVMTLASSAGIVAGMLTRGAQFGGMTRGRNNNQGGAAAAFAIALVVSLIVYAVSFFLTRLLSRYREMAADRAGAYLTMKPAALASALQKITGEMAMIPEKDLRGTQAMNAFFIAPAVSGASLKTLTATHPSLEQRLEQLARIQAELSRPAG; this is encoded by the coding sequence ATGGCGCACTCTCGCTTCATCAAGGACTCCGGGCTCGCTGCTCGGATGACCCTGGTGATGTTCCTGCTCGGGGCCCTGCTGGTGGGGCTGGTCGTCGTGATGATGTACCTGTTCCCTGGGTACGCGCCGATCATCGCGGTGATCGGGATCGGGATCGCGTTCTACCAGTGGTGGAGCTCGGACAAGGTCGCCATGCGGGCCATGCGGGCCCGCGAGGTCAGCCCGCAGGAGGCGCCCGAGCTGCACGCGATGATCGACCGGCTCTGCACGATGGCGGACATGCCCAAGCCGCGCGTGGGCATCGCCGACCTGGCGATCCCCAACGCGTTCGCCACCGGTCGTTCGCCGAACCGGTCCGTGGTCTGCGTGACCACCGGCATCCTGGGCAAGCTCGACGCCGAGGAGCTCGAGGGCGTGCTGGCCCACGAGCTGTCCCATGTCGCCCACCGCGACGTGCTGGTGATGACGCTCGCCTCCTCGGCGGGCATCGTGGCCGGCATGCTCACCCGCGGGGCACAGTTCGGCGGGATGACTCGCGGGCGCAACAACAACCAGGGCGGTGCCGCGGCCGCCTTCGCGATCGCGCTGGTGGTCAGCCTGATCGTCTACGCGGTCAGCTTCTTCCTCACCCGGCTGCTCTCGCGCTACCGGGAGATGGCGGCCGACCGGGCCGGCGCCTACCTGACGATGAAGCCCGCGGCCCTGGCCTCGGCGCTGCAGAAGATCACCGGCGAGATGGCGATGATCCCGGAGAAGGACCTGCGCGGCACCCAGGCGATGAACGCCTTCTTCATCGCCCCCGCGGTCAGCGGAGCGTCCCTGAAGACCCTCACCGCGACCCACCCGTCCCTGGAGCAGCGGCTCGAGCAGCTCGCCCGGATCCAGGCCGAGCTCTCCCGTCCGGCGGGCTGA
- the pspAB gene encoding PspA-associated protein PspAB, whose protein sequence is MGLWDSLMGRSRPKAPNLDSLFLVPSAAITLQTAAGLTPTGSGSVCYRAAAGAAFSQTQDDVIALLRDDPQAPPATLTQDPYGFTWLVVEGDPDDVAGLCTDLHAVNTSLAAQGFDGGLLCTLVPFQDPSGRRVGLVYLYKQGTFYPFAPVPGEKRRDNLLELSVRDQLAGELPMEKDLRRWLAVWDAPGL, encoded by the coding sequence GTGGGTCTCTGGGACTCCCTCATGGGGCGCTCGCGCCCCAAGGCGCCGAACCTCGACTCGCTCTTCCTGGTGCCGAGCGCTGCGATCACCCTGCAGACCGCTGCCGGACTGACCCCGACGGGCAGTGGCTCGGTCTGCTACCGCGCGGCTGCCGGCGCGGCCTTCAGCCAGACGCAGGACGACGTGATCGCCCTGCTGCGCGACGACCCGCAGGCGCCGCCCGCCACCCTGACGCAGGACCCGTACGGCTTCACCTGGCTGGTGGTCGAGGGGGACCCCGACGACGTGGCCGGGCTCTGCACCGACCTGCACGCGGTGAACACGAGTCTCGCGGCCCAGGGGTTCGACGGAGGGCTGCTGTGCACCCTGGTCCCGTTCCAGGACCCGTCCGGCCGCCGGGTCGGCCTGGTCTACCTCTACAAGCAGGGCACGTTCTACCCGTTCGCCCCGGTGCCGGGGGAGAAGCGTCGCGACAACCTGTTGGAGCTGAGCGTGCGCGACCAGCTCGCCGGTGAGCTACCGATGGAGAAAGACCTCCGGAGGTGGCTTGCCGTGTGGGATGCTCCGGGACTGTGA
- a CDS encoding sensor histidine kinase codes for MSDETQITLLPDVTEDLRRLAAALTDPGDLAALSRVAEVCAAAEEHAARAFDAQEAAARAEEELARVAGQVAHDLNNPLAAVAMSLEIARDQVEDSQQLLVSLLERAGGSAARMKRMTADLLDYAHTPSEGTTDLQAELETVLAGLGDLLPAEVSVRTPLPRVPGAPGDYRVLLVNLLENAVKFAVPGEPVRVEVDAQTQDGAWRITVTDHGRGIAEEDRERVLEPMVRLDKRVPGLGLGLSTVRRVVESHGGRAGVEAAPDGGTTVWLVLPQVAAV; via the coding sequence GTGAGCGACGAGACCCAGATCACCCTCCTGCCCGACGTCACCGAGGACCTGCGCCGGCTGGCGGCCGCCCTCACCGACCCCGGCGACCTCGCCGCCCTGAGCCGGGTGGCGGAGGTCTGCGCGGCGGCCGAGGAGCACGCGGCCCGGGCGTTCGACGCCCAGGAGGCCGCTGCTCGCGCCGAGGAGGAGCTGGCCCGCGTCGCCGGTCAGGTCGCCCACGACCTCAACAACCCCCTCGCGGCCGTCGCCATGTCGCTGGAGATCGCCCGCGACCAGGTCGAGGACTCCCAGCAGCTGCTGGTCTCGCTGCTCGAGCGGGCCGGCGGCAGCGCGGCGCGGATGAAGCGGATGACGGCCGACCTGCTCGACTACGCGCACACGCCCAGCGAGGGGACCACCGACCTGCAGGCCGAGCTCGAGACGGTGCTCGCCGGCCTCGGCGACCTCCTCCCGGCGGAGGTGAGCGTGCGTACGCCGCTGCCTCGCGTGCCCGGGGCCCCCGGTGACTACCGGGTGCTGCTGGTCAACCTCCTGGAGAACGCCGTGAAGTTCGCCGTCCCCGGGGAGCCGGTGCGGGTCGAGGTCGACGCGCAGACGCAGGACGGCGCCTGGCGGATCACCGTCACCGACCACGGACGCGGCATCGCCGAGGAGGACCGGGAGCGGGTGCTCGAGCCGATGGTGCGGCTGGACAAGCGCGTCCCCGGGCTGGGGCTCGGGCTGAGCACCGTGCGGCGGGTGGTGGAGTCGCACGGGGGTCGTGCGGGCGTCGAGGCGGCCCCCGACGGCGGCACGACGGTCTGGCTCGTCCTGCCGCAGGTCGCCGCCGTCTGA
- the nadA gene encoding quinolinate synthase NadA has product MTIDLPLLPLGKGRDLDAERGVECPGELPLASDPALVARARAAKEALGDRVFVLGHHYQRDEVIQFADVTGDSFKLAREAAARPDAEFIVFCGVHFMAESADILTSDSQQVVLPDLAAGCSMADMARLPQVEDAWDALVEAGVADSVVPVTYMNSSADIKAFCGRHGGAVCTSSNADVALEWAFSQKGGLDSDAKVLFLPDQHLGRNTAVLELGMSLEDCVVWNPFLPNGGLSVEQLRDARMILWRGHCSVHGRFTEDVVDELRAKHADLKVLVHPECRHEVVLKADLVGSTEFIIKTIEAAPAGSTWAIGTELNLVKRLADAHPDKNIVFLDRNVCYCSTMNRIDLPHLVWALESLAGGTVVNRIDVDRDTQEWAQVALQRMLDLPGRSSRD; this is encoded by the coding sequence ATGACGATCGACCTGCCGCTGCTGCCCCTGGGCAAGGGACGTGACCTGGACGCCGAGCGGGGAGTCGAGTGCCCCGGTGAGCTGCCGCTGGCCTCAGACCCCGCACTGGTGGCGCGGGCCCGGGCGGCCAAGGAGGCGCTGGGCGACCGGGTCTTCGTGCTGGGCCACCACTACCAGCGCGACGAGGTCATCCAGTTCGCCGACGTCACCGGCGACAGCTTCAAGCTCGCCCGTGAGGCGGCCGCCCGGCCGGACGCGGAGTTCATCGTCTTCTGCGGCGTCCACTTCATGGCCGAGTCGGCCGACATCCTGACCTCGGACAGCCAGCAGGTCGTCCTCCCGGACCTGGCCGCCGGCTGCTCGATGGCCGACATGGCCCGGCTGCCGCAGGTCGAGGACGCGTGGGACGCCCTGGTCGAGGCCGGCGTGGCCGACTCGGTGGTCCCCGTGACCTACATGAACTCCTCGGCCGACATCAAGGCGTTCTGCGGGCGGCACGGGGGAGCGGTCTGCACCTCCTCCAACGCCGACGTCGCGCTGGAGTGGGCGTTCTCCCAGAAGGGCGGCCTGGACTCGGACGCGAAGGTGCTCTTCCTCCCCGACCAGCACCTGGGCCGCAACACGGCGGTGCTCGAGCTGGGCATGTCGCTGGAGGACTGCGTGGTCTGGAACCCGTTCCTCCCCAACGGAGGGCTGAGCGTCGAGCAGCTGCGCGACGCCCGGATGATCCTGTGGCGCGGCCACTGCTCGGTGCACGGCCGCTTCACCGAGGACGTCGTCGACGAGCTGCGCGCCAAGCACGCGGACCTCAAGGTCCTGGTGCACCCCGAGTGCCGGCACGAGGTCGTGCTCAAGGCCGACCTGGTGGGCTCCACCGAGTTCATCATCAAGACGATCGAGGCGGCGCCGGCCGGCTCGACCTGGGCGATCGGCACCGAGCTCAACCTGGTCAAGCGGCTGGCCGACGCGCACCCGGACAAGAACATCGTCTTCCTCGACCGCAACGTCTGCTACTGCTCCACGATGAACCGGATCGACCTGCCGCACCTGGTCTGGGCCCTGGAGTCCCTGGCGGGCGGCACCGTGGTCAACCGGATCGACGTGGACCGCGACACCCAGGAGTGGGCCCAGGTGGCGCTGCAGCGGATGCTCGACCTGCCCGGCCGGTCCTCGCGGGACTGA
- a CDS encoding GNAT family N-acetyltransferase — protein MTSVAAFDPQDLRIRPMHADDLRLVERLSSSAFVDLEARLAPAGQEAPSGRSVQAAQIWIARTARFLDSDPGGCWVAEVGDAVVGFATSFRRETTWFLATYAVATPWQGRGVGKALLDAALQHSRGCVRGMLSASSDPRAARRYKLAGFDLHPQMTLSGTVDRTAVPELRNLRDGTPGDQEWMDSLDRGNRGAGRGRDHEFLRSVHRLRVIDHRTGRGYAYSNLDGVQLLAADNRRTAARLLWDALAAVPPGRSTRVAHVTGANQWALETGMEAGLSVRLDGFLGLRGLKPPAPYLHHGALL, from the coding sequence ATGACTTCCGTGGCGGCGTTCGACCCCCAGGACCTCCGGATCCGTCCGATGCACGCCGACGACCTCAGGCTCGTCGAGCGTCTCTCGTCCTCGGCGTTCGTCGACCTCGAGGCCCGCCTCGCCCCGGCCGGGCAGGAGGCGCCGTCGGGTCGCTCCGTGCAGGCCGCGCAGATCTGGATCGCCCGTACGGCGCGGTTCCTGGACAGCGATCCGGGCGGCTGCTGGGTGGCCGAGGTCGGCGACGCGGTGGTCGGCTTCGCGACCTCCTTCCGGCGCGAGACCACCTGGTTCCTGGCGACGTACGCCGTGGCCACGCCGTGGCAGGGCCGCGGCGTCGGCAAGGCCCTCCTGGACGCCGCACTGCAGCACTCCCGGGGCTGCGTGCGGGGCATGCTCAGCGCCTCCTCCGACCCCCGCGCCGCGCGCCGGTACAAGCTGGCGGGCTTCGACCTGCACCCGCAGATGACGCTGTCCGGGACCGTGGACCGCACCGCCGTCCCGGAGCTGCGGAACCTGCGCGACGGCACCCCCGGGGACCAGGAGTGGATGGACTCCCTGGACCGCGGCAACCGCGGGGCCGGGCGCGGACGCGACCACGAGTTCCTGCGCTCGGTCCACCGGCTGCGGGTGATCGACCACCGCACCGGGCGGGGCTACGCCTACAGCAACCTCGACGGCGTGCAGCTGCTCGCCGCGGACAACCGACGTACGGCGGCCCGGCTGCTGTGGGACGCCCTGGCCGCCGTGCCGCCCGGGCGCAGCACCCGGGTCGCGCACGTCACCGGGGCCAACCAGTGGGCCCTGGAGACGGGCATGGAGGCCGGCCTCAGCGTCCGGCTCGACGGCTTCCTCGGGCTCCGGGGACTCAAGCCGCCCGCGCCGTACCTGCACCACGGCGCCCTGCTCTGA
- a CDS encoding glycerate kinase family protein, with translation MRVLIAPDKFAGTLTAPQAAEAMARGWARQAPGDQLDLAPMADGGPGFVDVLHASLGGELLATSVSGPHGQPVPATVLKVGERVYVESAQACGLHLCEGSDPETRSSAGVGELLLAARDCGAREVVVGLGGSGTTDGGAGLLAALGATADAPLDAGPRGLSGVSAVDLEPARRALSGLSLVAASDVDNPLTGLFGAARTYGPQKGLAEEAMVAVDVALESWAVACDRRTSLEPGAGAAGGVGFALLLLGAGREPGIDLVSAVVGLPQRARQADLVLTGEGAFDFSSRAGKVPYGVAQIAGEQLRPCVALAGQVLVGSREMRALGIESAYSVAEAYGEDRALTEPADALADLAARVARSWSPA, from the coding sequence ATGCGTGTGCTGATCGCCCCGGACAAGTTCGCTGGCACCCTGACCGCCCCTCAGGCCGCTGAGGCGATGGCGCGGGGCTGGGCCCGGCAGGCGCCGGGCGACCAGCTGGACCTGGCTCCGATGGCCGACGGGGGACCCGGGTTCGTCGACGTGCTGCACGCCTCCCTGGGTGGCGAGCTGCTCGCCACCTCGGTCTCGGGGCCGCACGGGCAGCCGGTACCGGCGACGGTGCTCAAGGTCGGGGAGCGCGTCTACGTCGAGTCGGCCCAGGCGTGCGGGCTGCACCTGTGCGAGGGCTCCGACCCGGAGACCAGGAGCAGCGCCGGGGTGGGGGAGCTGCTGCTGGCGGCCCGCGACTGCGGTGCCCGCGAGGTGGTGGTGGGTCTGGGGGGCTCGGGCACCACCGACGGGGGCGCCGGCCTGCTGGCGGCCCTGGGAGCCACCGCCGACGCGCCGCTCGACGCGGGGCCGCGAGGGCTGAGCGGGGTCTCGGCGGTCGACCTGGAGCCGGCCAGGCGAGCGCTGTCCGGCCTCTCGCTCGTGGCCGCCTCGGACGTGGACAACCCCCTGACCGGGCTCTTCGGAGCGGCGCGGACCTACGGGCCGCAGAAGGGGCTGGCCGAGGAGGCCATGGTCGCCGTCGACGTGGCGCTGGAGTCCTGGGCGGTGGCCTGCGACCGGCGTACCTCCCTGGAGCCCGGGGCCGGCGCGGCCGGTGGGGTCGGCTTCGCGCTGCTCCTCCTCGGGGCCGGTCGGGAGCCGGGGATCGACCTGGTCTCCGCCGTCGTCGGACTGCCGCAGCGTGCCCGTCAGGCCGACCTGGTGCTCACCGGGGAGGGTGCCTTCGACTTCTCCAGCCGGGCCGGGAAGGTCCCCTACGGGGTGGCCCAGATCGCCGGCGAGCAGCTCCGCCCGTGCGTGGCGCTGGCGGGACAGGTGCTGGTCGGGTCGCGCGAGATGCGCGCCCTGGGGATCGAGTCGGCGTACTCGGTCGCCGAGGCCTACGGCGAGGACCGTGCGCTCACGGAGCCCGCGGACGCCCTGGCCGACCTCGCCGCCCGGGTGGCGCGCAGCTGGTCGCCGGCCTGA
- the erpA gene encoding iron-sulfur cluster insertion protein ErpA, protein MTEQVETNEERRTDQINLSAVAAAKVRSLLEQEGRDDLALRISVQPGGCSGLRYQLFFDERTLDGDVTTDFDGVTVVVDRMSVPYLNGAMIDFVDSIEKQGFTIDNPNATGSCACGDSFH, encoded by the coding sequence ATGACCGAGCAGGTCGAGACCAACGAAGAGCGCCGCACCGACCAGATCAACCTGAGTGCGGTGGCCGCGGCCAAGGTCAGGAGCCTCCTGGAGCAGGAGGGTCGTGACGACCTGGCGCTGCGGATCTCCGTGCAGCCTGGTGGCTGCTCGGGCCTTCGCTACCAGCTCTTCTTCGACGAGCGGACCCTGGACGGCGACGTCACCACGGACTTCGACGGCGTCACGGTCGTGGTCGACCGGATGAGCGTCCCGTACCTCAACGGCGCGATGATCGACTTCGTCGACTCCATCGAGAAGCAGGGGTTCACGATCGACAACCCCAACGCGACGGGCTCGTGCGCCTGCGGCGACTCGTTCCACTGA
- a CDS encoding carbohydrate kinase family protein, giving the protein MSLLIAGSVATDHLMSFGGKFSDSLVVDQLDKISVSFLVDDLDVRRGGVAANICFGLGNLGLRPVLVGAVGEDFADYRAWLERHRVDCDSVHVSATRHTARFVCTSDTAMAQIASFYPGAMSESREIELKPIVDRVGEPEYVLIGPDDPDGMLRHTDECRQRGYRFVADPSQQLAFGDGDLIRQLVEGAHILFSNEYEASLITQKTGWTESEVLERVGTWVITLGARGVRVLSRDAETIEVSAVPDVSPVEPTGVGDAFRAGFLAALAWGLDHERACQLGCLLAVHVVEQIGTQEYTLSQAAFLERCASAYGSDAATDIAPHLRALHP; this is encoded by the coding sequence ATGTCGCTGCTCATCGCCGGGTCTGTCGCCACCGATCACCTGATGTCCTTCGGAGGGAAGTTCTCCGACTCGCTGGTGGTGGACCAGCTCGACAAGATCTCAGTCTCCTTCCTGGTCGACGACCTCGACGTCCGACGCGGGGGAGTAGCCGCCAACATCTGCTTCGGCCTGGGCAACCTCGGACTGCGGCCGGTGCTGGTCGGCGCGGTGGGCGAGGACTTCGCCGACTACCGCGCGTGGCTGGAGCGCCACCGGGTCGACTGCGACTCGGTGCACGTGTCCGCAACCCGGCACACGGCCCGCTTCGTGTGCACCAGCGACACCGCGATGGCGCAGATCGCCTCCTTCTACCCCGGGGCGATGAGCGAGTCGCGCGAGATCGAGCTCAAGCCGATCGTCGACCGGGTCGGCGAGCCGGAGTACGTGCTGATCGGGCCCGACGACCCCGACGGGATGCTCCGGCACACCGACGAGTGCCGCCAGCGCGGCTACCGCTTCGTCGCCGACCCCTCCCAGCAGCTCGCCTTCGGTGACGGCGACCTGATCCGCCAGCTGGTCGAGGGCGCGCACATCCTGTTCTCCAACGAGTACGAAGCCTCGCTGATCACCCAGAAGACCGGGTGGACCGAGTCCGAGGTGCTCGAGCGGGTGGGCACCTGGGTGATCACCCTCGGTGCCCGCGGGGTGCGGGTGCTGTCCCGTGACGCCGAGACCATCGAGGTGAGTGCCGTCCCGGACGTCTCGCCGGTCGAGCCCACGGGAGTGGGAGACGCGTTCCGCGCGGGCTTCCTCGCCGCCCTGGCCTGGGGTCTGGACCACGAGCGCGCCTGCCAGCTGGGCTGCCTGCTCGCGGTGCACGTGGTGGAGCAGATCGGGACCCAGGAGTACACGCTCTCGCAGGCGGCCTTCCTGGAGCGGTGCGCCTCGGCGTACGGCAGCGACGCGGCGACCGACATCGCGCCGCACCTGCGGGCGCTGCACCCCTGA
- a CDS encoding sulfurtransferase TusA family protein — MSPEIALELDCREMLCPMPVIELARRLADVRPGQCLAVVARDPAARVDVPAWCRMRGQEYLGEDRADDGTPRYLVRRAS; from the coding sequence GTGAGCCCCGAGATCGCCCTGGAGCTGGACTGCCGGGAGATGCTCTGCCCGATGCCGGTCATCGAGCTGGCACGGCGACTGGCGGACGTGCGACCGGGTCAGTGCCTGGCCGTGGTCGCCCGCGACCCGGCCGCCCGGGTCGACGTGCCCGCGTGGTGCCGGATGCGTGGACAGGAGTACCTGGGCGAGGACCGGGCGGACGACGGCACGCCCCGCTACCTCGTACGCCGGGCCTCCTAA
- a CDS encoding cysteine desulfurase family protein, with amino-acid sequence MSNPARAYLDSASAEPLHPAAHATLAAALDQGWADPRRLHHEGRRARLLLDNAREVVAEALAVRPDEVTFTSSGTDAVHRGLLGLHRGRRTGTSTAGPLVHSAVEHSSVLHAARWTQDPVVEVPVTRTGVVTPQALRERLEQLTEAGTRASVAAIQHANHEVATIQPVAELLEELGDVPLFLDACASAGRVALPDGWAAAAASAHKWGGPAGVGVLLVRKGARWRNPFPGDDRVDERGSGFENVPAALAAAAALQAVTAERADLAARQTALVDRVRSTVAALPDVEVAGEAVQRLPHLVTFSCLYVDGEALVTELDRRGVAISSGSACTASTLEPSHVLAAMGVLTHGNVRLSLTRDSGDAEVDHLLDVLPEVVRDLRAQVGL; translated from the coding sequence GTGAGCAACCCGGCCCGAGCCTATCTGGACTCCGCCTCCGCCGAGCCCCTGCACCCCGCCGCGCACGCGACGCTGGCGGCCGCGCTCGACCAGGGCTGGGCAGACCCTCGGCGACTGCACCACGAGGGACGGCGCGCCCGCCTGCTGCTGGACAACGCCCGCGAGGTCGTCGCCGAGGCACTCGCCGTGCGCCCCGACGAGGTCACGTTCACCTCCTCCGGGACCGACGCCGTGCACCGGGGTCTCCTCGGCCTCCACCGAGGGCGCCGCACGGGCACCAGCACCGCCGGGCCCCTCGTGCACTCGGCGGTCGAGCACTCCTCCGTGCTCCACGCTGCCCGCTGGACCCAGGACCCCGTGGTCGAGGTCCCGGTCACCCGCACCGGCGTCGTGACGCCCCAGGCGCTCCGGGAGCGGCTCGAGCAGCTCACGGAGGCCGGGACGCGGGCGAGCGTCGCCGCGATCCAGCACGCCAACCACGAGGTGGCCACGATCCAGCCGGTCGCCGAGCTGCTCGAGGAGCTCGGGGACGTCCCCCTCTTCCTCGACGCCTGCGCCAGCGCGGGCAGGGTGGCCCTTCCCGACGGCTGGGCCGCGGCTGCGGCGTCGGCCCACAAGTGGGGAGGCCCCGCCGGGGTGGGGGTGCTCCTGGTGCGCAAGGGCGCGCGCTGGCGCAACCCGTTCCCCGGCGACGACCGGGTCGACGAGCGCGGCTCGGGGTTCGAGAACGTCCCGGCGGCGCTGGCAGCCGCCGCCGCGCTGCAGGCCGTGACGGCCGAGCGGGCCGACCTGGCTGCCCGGCAGACGGCTCTGGTGGACCGGGTCCGCAGCACGGTCGCCGCCCTGCCCGACGTGGAGGTCGCCGGCGAGGCCGTGCAGCGACTGCCGCACCTGGTCACCTTCTCCTGCCTCTACGTCGACGGCGAGGCCCTGGTCACCGAGCTGGACCGCCGCGGGGTCGCGATCTCCAGCGGCTCGGCCTGCACGGCGTCCACGCTGGAGCCCTCGCACGTGCTGGCCGCCATGGGCGTGCTGACCCACGGCAACGTCCGGCTCTCCCTGACCCGGGACAGCGGCGACGCCGAGGTCGACCACCTGCTCGACGTGCTCCCCGAGGTCGTGCGCGACCTGCGCGCCCAGGTGGGCCTGTGA
- the ctaC gene encoding aa3-type cytochrome oxidase subunit II, with amino-acid sequence MGLQLPSRAVAPVKRVATATVLGLTLLLLGACSAEDKDQIANLAMPSPITEQGPATFDLWRWAWVAAMAVGVLTWGLIFYAAWRFRRRRADEVPVQVRYNLPLEIFYTIAPIMMVVVFFYWTVDVQNKVTELVDDPDVTVDVVGQQWSWTFNYTEQGEDGTTPYTVGTTDLLPTLVLPVDQRVQFNLHSPDVIHSFGVPAFLTKLDVIPGRVNKFQVTPNEIGTYAGKCFELCGTYHSRMLFNVEVVSQADYDAYLADLEAEGSVADAPLLGGSDALTQAGLDDPSKDEVEEAGLAEDDDEEGDQE; translated from the coding sequence GTGGGTCTGCAACTCCCCTCGCGCGCAGTCGCACCCGTCAAGAGGGTCGCGACCGCCACCGTGCTGGGTCTCACCCTGTTGTTGCTGGGTGCGTGCTCGGCTGAGGACAAAGATCAGATCGCCAACTTGGCGATGCCGTCCCCGATCACCGAGCAGGGGCCGGCCACTTTCGACCTCTGGCGCTGGGCCTGGGTCGCCGCGATGGCCGTGGGCGTCCTGACCTGGGGCTTGATCTTCTACGCCGCCTGGCGCTTCCGCCGCCGCCGCGCCGACGAGGTCCCGGTCCAGGTGCGCTACAACCTGCCCCTCGAGATCTTCTACACCATCGCTCCGATCATGATGGTCGTCGTCTTCTTCTACTGGACCGTCGACGTCCAGAACAAGGTCACCGAGCTGGTGGACGACCCCGACGTCACCGTCGACGTGGTCGGTCAGCAGTGGTCCTGGACCTTCAACTACACCGAGCAGGGCGAGGACGGCACCACGCCGTACACCGTCGGCACCACCGACCTCCTGCCCACGCTCGTGCTCCCCGTCGACCAGCGCGTGCAGTTCAACCTGCACTCGCCCGACGTCATCCACTCCTTCGGCGTGCCGGCGTTCCTCACCAAGCTCGACGTGATCCCCGGCCGGGTGAACAAGTTCCAGGTCACCCCGAACGAGATCGGCACCTACGCCGGCAAGTGCTTCGAGCTCTGCGGCACGTACCACTCCCGGATGCTGTTCAACGTCGAGGTCGTCAGCCAGGCGGACTACGACGCCTACCTGGCGGACCTCGAGGCGGAGGGCTCCGTGGCCGACGCCCCGCTGCTCGGCGGGTCGGACGCGCTCACCCAGGCCGGGCTGGACGACCCGTCGAAGGACGAGGTCGAGGAAGCCGGACTGGCTGAGGACGACGACGAAGAAGGAGACCAGGAATGA